A single Rhodothermales bacterium DNA region contains:
- the yajC gene encoding preprotein translocase subunit YajC — MTAYDLFLLGAPAGGEQANPLAMFLPLILIFIVFYFFIIRPQKKKEDERKKMIEAVAKGDRVITIGGVHGSVTQVDDTSVLVQVDSNTKLRVEKSALSSIVNAKDAAAK, encoded by the coding sequence ATGACCGCGTACGACCTTTTCCTTCTGGGAGCCCCGGCAGGCGGCGAACAGGCCAATCCCCTGGCCATGTTCCTCCCGCTCATCCTCATTTTCATCGTCTTCTACTTCTTCATCATCCGCCCGCAGAAGAAGAAGGAAGATGAGCGCAAGAAGATGATCGAGGCCGTGGCCAAGGGTGATCGCGTGATCACCATCGGTGGCGTGCACGGCAGCGTGACCCAGGTGGACGATACCTCCGTGCTCGTCCAGGTGGACAGCAACACGAAACTGCGGGTCGAGAAAAGCGCCCTCTCTTCGATCGTGAACGCGAAGGACGCGGCGGCGAAGTAA